The Urocitellus parryii isolate mUroPar1 chromosome 13, mUroPar1.hap1, whole genome shotgun sequence nucleotide sequence GGGTCAGTTTGAGAAAAGTGGGCCACTGCCTCCACCCCCCAGCTCCAGGGCAGAGGCCACAGAAACTGAGAGTTCTGGTGTTTTTTCCAAGAGTTTTGACATTATTTGGAATAGAGTTTAGGAAAATTCAAGCCTAGGAGACTCTTAAAAACAatgcagctgggtgtggtggcacacacctataatcccagcagcttggaggtggaggcaggaggattgcaagttcaaagccagcctcagcaacttaggaaggccctaagcaacttagcaagatcctgtctctaggtaaaatattaaaagggctggagatgtggcttagtgggtaagcattcctgggttctatttctggtacaaaaaaagaaaaagagatttttgtTGGTAGGCAATTAtgaaaagccttgtagattcctgaaagcaaaaaactaaaatagaggCCATCAGGTCTATTGAAGAAGACCAAGAGCAGAGCCAACCAGGAAGAGCTCTCCTAGAGTCAGAACAAACTTGATAGACTGGCCTCAAGAAAAAAACGCACCAAACTTAATAGGATTACAGTATGGAGCAATTAATGCTCAGAGCCGCTGTCAAACACAGTGGAGCCATCAGCGGGAAATCAGGGGAAGCTAGTAGCTGGGTATAACCCACAGAGGTAGAAAGCGTAACAGAGATCAGGAAGAGACACAGCCTAAGGCTACAATTACTGCCTTCCCAGGGTGACTCTGCATATGCCGAAAGCGATGCTCTCCAAGGAGTGACATCAGAGACAAATGTGGGGCTAACAGACTTAACCAACATAATCTCCAAGATCAAGGGAACAAAAATACTACCCCCCCCACCGTGGGTGGAGGAATCAGTAATCAGTATGCAGAGTTGctaaattatatcattaaaatatccAGTTTccaatgaagggaagggggtggggagagaaataggaaagacagtagaatgaatgggacataacattcctgtgttcatgtatgattatacaaccagtgtaactccacaccatatataaccacaaaaatgggatattaattagaataagttatattccatgtatgtataatatgtcaaaatacactctactgtcatgtatacctaaaaagaacaaataaaaaaattaaactgacaaAAACATCCAGTTTCCAACAATAACGACAAAAAGTAagacatacaaaaaaaatgaagtgctACCCATACCCAGGATGGGGGCTTAGCAGACAAAGACTTCAAAGCAGCTATTGTAAGCATGCTTAGGAAACTTGAGGTAATCATGCTTAAAGAGATGGAGGGGAAAACGACAGTATCGCATGAGAATATCAAcacagagaaatcagaaaaagaaacaactggAAATTCTGGAGcggaaaaaatacagaatgaaaaatCCACTTCACGAGAGTCAACAGTAGATTTGAACCGGTCGAAGAATCAGAAAAGATAAATGGACAGGAATTATGCAATCCAAAGGACAGAATAGAACCTCTGTAGAGAAAGATGCCACACCATTAAGTGCAGGTTATTAGGATTACAAAGTGTAATATGTGTGTGTagcgggggttgggggggggctgCTGCTCTGTAAGTAAGATTCCAAGAGGTTTGGGGGAAGATTTTAACAACCTATCATTAGTGTTTGCTGGTAACAGTGAGATTGATTACTTACATCTTTATCTCATTGAAACCTTCAAAGTCCTCTGTGTTTAAGGCTGGTTATATTCCAAGaatgtgcctttgtatccaaaAAGGCATAAGAAACTCCAACAGAAAATCCATCTGTGGGGTTTCTGAAGTGTTCTGTGCACACTGATTCCTCATCTAAGAGTGGAATTCTGTCTTACAGAAGGAAAATTGGAGCTCACACTCTATTCAGACCTCTTGCTTTGAGGCAGCTTTTGGCCGTGATGCAAATACTTTAATGGTGTTGCTGTACTGTACCTTCTTCCCCTAATAGATTGTAGATTTGTGAGCATGTCATCTTGGGTCCTGTGAGCCTTCTTTAGCAACTGACCCTGGATTAACTGGGCTGAGACAGTGCACCACCTTCTTTTGTAACATGGCGTTCTGtagctttgggcctgtggccGTTTTTCAACATGCAGCCTATTTCTCTCTCCTGAGTTATCCGTCCGTAAGGCACAtattattttgttacttttcataTTCAGttgtcttttctccttcccttattTTCTCAGTTAATAGCCTTCTGTGTgcttcttgatttctatttctcttggGTCCACCTGCACTTTGGTCCCCAGTGACCTCTGGTTTTCAGAATAGCCTAGCAGTAAAGTCTTGTtccagttaattttaataaaggtgTAATTATATTCTACCCATCCTGATGATTTATTATCTTCTATAGTATCTATGCCTCCTGTTTTGAGAGCATATGCTAAATCAACAGTTTCTCACATGTACTCCCATCAGAATAGTTCTCTCCCATGGAGATGTTGCTTTTCTAAGGGTTTATATTAAACTTTGGTCTACATTTTTGTTAACAATGATGTGCATTCTGTGTGTGCAGTATGTGCGTCCATGTGTTCTTGCTTTACTAGTATCTCTTTCACATCTCTAAATTCTTCCATAgtcatcaaactttttttttgggggggggaattttCTCTTCTATCCTTATATTTCATGACGATCATTTGCCTATGCCTATATAGTCTAAATTTGACATTCTGTCTAGTGCtatcatatttcttttaaatgcttttatcaGTACATAAAACTCATTGGATTTTGAAAATCCCTATACAGGCATTTGGCTTCTGATACCCATCTTTCTTTCATGTCTGACGTACTTCTACCATGGTCACAGATTTGTTGATTATCATAGTTGATCATATTACATACATCTCCTGTTATTGAGTTATGATAATCCTCTCAGTTGATTGGCTCAGAAAATGCAAACATTCTTTCATTGCTCAAAGAGCACAAGGATTAAGAGGTATAGAGGAAGAGGGTCTTCCTCTCACAAAGCAAAAATACTAAGTAAAATTATCTAGATAAAATAAATCCCAGGGAGCAAAGACAAAGGCAAGGATTCATTCATATTCCAATaaacaccaaaaagcaaaactatggatAATAAAATGGGTCAGCTTGAGGCAATTTCTAAATTTTGGGTGCTACAATTTTTAAGCTATCAGCATTAATAttgtttccaaaattaaaatcagaCACTTGTAAGAGGGATATGGtcttattttacagaaaatttgtTAGACTAACAATTTATAAGTATTTATACCAAGCAGCAAGTACGGTGCTTGCTTACAAATCCTTTCTGAGAGCTAAAGCGGGGGATTTTTTCTGGTTGGTGAACTCAAGTCAAAAGACAGAGCCAAGAGCAGCAGCAGAAAGGGAAGTTGATGTGCTTCTTTGGGGAGCTCCTGTGGGGGGCACTAAGGAAGTGATGAGGGTACTGTCTGGGCCTGAGAAGTAGCCCTGGTGATCCTTACCTTCTTTAGGCACCCATATCATCTCTAGCTCTTAATATGGTTTCTAGCTGTCCCTTATTGTACTAAACAGGCTTTGCCAGAGGTTTTCAACTGGTGGAGTCCTAAGCCCAAGAGCCCACTATCCTGTGGGGATGGACCTGCTAGGGATCCTTCACATTCCAGTGTTCCATGCTCAGATTCCAGAAGTCCTAACCCAGTGCTGCATTTCTCCGTGAAGAGAAGGGTTAGATGCCAGGTTATCAGTGCTATGTACTGATAATAAGGAACAAAATGGGCAAAATAGGCTTCTATGAGGTTAGGCTCTTTGTGCAACACCACTTCCATGGCCATCAGAGAATTCCAAATAGTCAGTGAATGAGTGTCATATCACACAACCCATTTGTAAAGTGGATACAACTGCTTATATACACAACCTCCCATTTGCAGACACAGTAGCTTGTTGTGTGAGCAACACCTTTTAAGTGCAAGGAAAAGATAACTTTACACAGAAAAACTGGGCACACGCTACCTCAAACAGGTGGTCAAGGTTGGTTAGCACCGTGACCCTTCATGTTGACAGCATATGGTCCTGCTGAGAATGACATTTACCTCTGTGGGCTTCTTACCAAAATCCTGCTGACACCAGTATAACCATGACAAGAAAATCTCAGACCCAAATTGAGGGatattctacaaaatacctgGCAAGCACTCCTTAAAAACTGCCAAGGTAATCAAAAATATATGAGAGGTCAGAGAAATTGTCCCAGAGCAGTAGAGATCAGAGACACAACAGTTAAATACAGGATGGCATCGTGGAAGGGATCGGGGGATAGAAATGGTATTAGGGGAAAAATAGTGAAAAGCtgaaaaaaagtgtacttaataTAAATGTATCGGTGTGACTTTATTATACAAACATACCACAGTAATATGTGATGTTAACAGGGGAAACTGGATGAGGAGCATATCTGGGCTATAACTAGATATTCTGTACATCTAAGCTattccaaaatgtattttaaaaagggctctGGGACAATTTTCTTTTCGTCTGTGCTTTTCTGAAAAATCAAACATGTAGAAAGAGATGCTTTTTGGCTCCCATTTCCTTCTTGGCACTGTTCAGTAAGCACAAGTTGCAGCCAGGTGTCAGAGACTAAGGAAGAACAAAACTATCCCCTCAGCTGCTGGCACCTCCTGCCAGGGTTAATGATGTAGGCCACCAGTGACGGTACCATGACACAAGTCTCATCCAATGGTGGGCTTTTATTCCTGCCTCTGGTCTTTGGCAGTGATGCCACTGAATTAACTGAAAACAagccagtatcaaagaaataccTATTTCCAATCGAGGTTAAAGGTATACCATCATTTTACCTCACACTATCCCTTTACCCAACATAAACAAGCAATAAGGACTAGAGAAATTTTTCCAAGAGAAACTGACTTACTGTCCTCATGCTCAATCTACCTGATCAAACTTACAAAAAGAAACTTGCCCAGggttaagagaatttttttttatttttccaggtttTCAAAATGATTCCACTTTCTTCTTCATGCTAAACAAACCCTAAGCCTGAAATATCACAGATTAACCAAATGTTTTATTGGCCAAGACTACATTACATtacatattttcccccaaatgagTCTGCTGCTCAGTACCAGTGCTGTGCTTCTGGCATGAAGTAGCCCTTTCCATTGCAATTCCAAAACGTGCTGTCCTAGCTGGTCCAAAATAGCTCTGATTTACAGAAGTGTACAGTGTGAGCAGCCgttatgattaaaaattaaattaagaggATACTCAGGTTATATGTGCACAAGAGGGCTAAGGATATTTGTCTTAAAATCACTCAAAAGAGTAACAACAACACAAGTACTGCCACCACCTACACATACACAATGCTAGACAgacaaatacatagaaaaatgccCAAGAATGTCACGGGCCTTAGCAATGCAGGGCCAGATTAGCAGGAAGGCCAAAAATCAAAAGCACCAAGTTTAAGGAAACCAAGAGAAGAACAGACAGTCACTCTGACAATGGAAGTGGCCATGCGCAGAGCCAGTGTGGCTGGCTCCTACCAGAACTCACCAGCACTGATGAATCGTCTGTTTGCATGTCGACTCAGGGGTGTTCCCATAGCTCAGAGACATTCCAACATTCATTGGTACTGTCCACAGAATTCAAGTTATCCTTACACTTTCAAAACTCGACAGTCTACAGTGACTTAGACTACAGGTAAATACtatcttatatattttctataaaatttttaatattacacaAAAAACGCAGGTTTTGATGTCTCGGTTCTAGGTCAGGATGTTAACCTCAGTTCTGAAACTCATGCATTTCCTCAGAATAAGTTATCTGAAGACAAACTTTCAATATTTGTTGGAAAATGCTAtttactcaaaatataaaattttaaccaAGTTATTTGATGTTTAATGCAGTTCTCTTTGTGGTaaaggctttttttccccctgagattTCTCTCTTAATAAAGGCTTCTGGTTATTAGAATGTTGGTGACAGTATTGTCCTGAGGTGGCTCTGATCTGCAGTAAGTTGAATTTGTATAGGTCTTCTGATATCTAATATGCTCACAGGGTCTCACTCCACGCTAACGAGGGAGTAGGCCCAACGATGTGCATTCAACAACACACCAAACCTGTAAGGGCCTAACATAACACACTTACCtttgtttaaaacaaagaaaagtcaaGTACTGAAGGCCTGGAAGTGGAGCGTGGTCCCAGGCACTCTTGTGTCCTTTCCCTGTCTGCCACGTCCCAAGGCGGCACTCGGGTTTGCTGTGGCAGTCGTCTCCACCCCACTGACCGTGGACCAGGGAGAGTGCAAGGCGATTCTTCGGGACTGGGCTTCAGTGTGATATCTGGTGTCACATTCCCTGGCCAGCCCCGCCTGGACCAACACCACAGGGAAATCTCACCGAGCTACACCTTACCGTGCGTCACGCAGTAAGGCGGGAGTCCCCCGAGGGCTTTCCAGACTCACTCCGCACTGGGGCTTTTGCTCTGCTGTGCATCCTGGTGTGATGGACCCTAAGAGCTGCCTTACGGACAAAAGTTTTTCCACATTCATCACATTCATAGGGTCTGTCCCCTGTGTGGATCCTCTGGTGCACCCTGAGAGTTGAGTGCTGGGCAAAAGCCTTCCCACATTCGCTGCACTCGTAGGGCTTCTCCCCCGTGTGAATTCTCTGGTGGGCACCAAGGTGCGATTTCTGGGAGAACGCTTTCCCACACTCACCACACTCATAGGGTCTCACACCGGTGTGAACCCTCTGGTGCACCCTGAGAGTTGAGTGCTGGGCAAAGGCCTTCCCACATTCGCTGCACTCGTAGGGCTTCTCCCCCGTGTGCACCCTCTGGTGGGCATTGGCGTACGACTTCTCGGAAAAGCTTTTCCCACACTGGCCACACTCGTAGGGCTTCTCCCCCAGGCGCGTCCTCAGGTGTGCCCTGAGGTGTGACGTCTTGGAGAAAGCCTTCCCACACTCAGTACACTCGTAGGGCTTCTCCCCGGTGTGAGTCCTGTGATGCGCTCGGAGGGCTGAGCGATCAGCAAACGTTTTCCCGCACTGACGGCACCCGTAGGGCTTCTCCCCCGTGTGCGTTCTCTGGTGGGCGCAGAGGTGTGTCCTCTGGgagaaggctttcccacattcgcGGCACTCGTAGGGCTTCTCCCCTCTGTGAATTCTCTGGTGCACGACGAGGGCCGCCTTGTAGACAAAACGCTTCCCGCATGTGTTACACCCATAGGGCTTCTCCCCCGTGTGGGTCCTCTGGTGTCCACTGAGGTACGATTTCTGGGAGAAAGCCTTTCCACATTCGCGGCACTCGTAGGGCTTCTCCCCTGTGTGGACCCTGCGATGTGTGCTGAGGTGTGTTTTCTGGGAAAAGGTTTTCCCGCACTCATGGCATTCGTGGAGTTTCTCCCCTGTGTGGGTTTTCTGATGAGCTCTGAGGGCTGAATGGTGGGCAAACGTCTTCTCACAGGCGCTGCACTCGTAGGGCTTCTCCCCGGTGTGAGTCCTCTGGTGCACTCTGAGGGCTGAATGGTGGGCAAAGGTTTTCTCACAGTCATGACACCCGTAGGGCTTCTCCCCCGTGTGAACCCTCTGGTGGGCTCTGAAGGCCGAGTTATAGGTAAAGGATCTGCCACACTCATGGCAGCCGTAGGGCTTCTCCCCTGTGTGGATTCTCTCATGGGCTCTGAGAACAGAAGCATGGGCAAAAGATCTCCCGCACTCACGGCACGCGTAGGGCTTCTCGCCTGTGTGGATTCTCTGGTGCGCCCTGAGGGTCGAAGTGTcagcaaaggctttcccacaccgGCTGCACTCGTAGGGCCTTTCCCCAGTGTGAGTTCTCTGATGTGCACTGAGATGTGTCTTGTGAGAGAAAGTCTTCCCACATTCTACGCACTCGTAGGGTCTCTCGCCccggtgagtgctctgatgtgctGTCAGATGTGACGTCTTGGAGAACGTCTTCCCACAGGCAGCACGTTCACAGGGTTTCCCACCCGGGTGGACTTTCTGATATTCCTGGAGATGTCCCATCACGGAGGTTTCCGCACACTCACGGCCGTGGCAGATCTTCATCTCTGTGTCTGTTCTCTGCTGTCCCCTGGGGGGTGGTGGGTGACATTTCCTGCAGTGGTGGTTACCACAAGGTTTCTCCTTTGTGTGAAGCCTCGGGTGTTCACTGAGGTTTGACTTCTCACAGAAACTGTTCCCACATTTATTGCATTCACAGAGTCTGGACGCCATAGGAGTTCCAGGATGCTGACGAGGGTGTGAATGTGAACAGAAGAATTTCCCACATTCCTCACCTTTGTAAGGGTTCTCCCCTGAGTGGGTCCTCTGATGCTGAATGGGGTGTGCTTTCTGGTAAAAGGATTCCCTGCGTTTCCCGTACAGACCTGACTGGCGGGGTTTCTCTTGAGTTTGCTGATGTGTGATAAGGCCTAATTTCCGGAAGAAGGTTTTAGTACATCCAGGACATTCACAGACGTTATCTCCAATTGGCTTCTCCTGATGTACTCTGTGGGCTGGACTCTGGCTCAAGTTTTCTTCACAGGGATTGCTTTCAAGAGCACTTTGTCCTGTAACAGGTCTCTGAGCTTGAATTAGGGGTAACTTCCCACAGACATGAATACCATTTTTATCACATTCCTGGTGTGTTACAGCCAGGTGAACTTTACTGTACTCCTCCATGGTGGATTCGCAGCAGAATTCCCCACAGTCGCTAACATCAGAGCACTTCTCCCTTGGGTCAGCTCTCGTGTGGCTAAACAGAGCTGTCCTGTCACAGTTTTCCCCAAGCTCAACATCCTGACAGCACTGCTCTGCTGTTGGAGAACTCTCGACTGTAAGGCAGACAGTTTTTTCATACAAAATTTTCCCAAACTCACTGCATTCAAACAACTGCTCCAATGTTTGAAATCTCCGATGCTGATCTTTCTTAACACTAACAGttttcacattttcattatattcatgagatttctctccagtatgagtgtCCCTGTGTTTAATAGCAAGCTGCAACTTTTCACATACAGTCATGTAATCAGCCTTTTCTCTTGAATACTCTCCTTCACTAATAATTAACTCAGAAATAACTGGAAAATTCATTTGACTTGAATCATGTTTATAGgttatttttcctgaaaaacCTGAAGCTATGCCCAAATTAAATGgtttttctagaactttctgtcCTTCTTTACTCAGTGTTTTATCACCAATGAATATTACTTGCCACAGAGGCTTCCCTTGTTTGTCTTGATTTCCCTTGATGTGGACGTCTACTTTGTAATAacctaaaatgagaaaaattggaaacaaatcTTACATTTCTTATGTAAAGGAACTTTAgccattttttgttacatattttattctgttgtttcTGGTCCTGTATCCAAGATCAattcacacacacagagacagccATTCTCCTCCCTCATCTATGgatgttgggttttttttaaagcacGGATTACTTTCAGTGAGAGCCAAAACAGAATAGCACCATTCCTCCAAGGTTCTTCCTTCTGACACTGAAAATCCAGAGCAAAAGAAAAGTAACAACATGTGAAAATGcttcaaaaaatgtaaagaaagtggACCTCAGAACTTAAGAAAATGACACAATGGAGAATTCCAAGGCTTTTTTTCCTACTTCCTAGATGTACTATACTGTACACTGAAGAAGCCAATGATATGAAGATAACAAAGATACAGACAAAAATATGCGCTAGGAAAAGTCTATTCATTCTAGTCAATGGTCTCAAAAGGTCTAATGAAATAGAAACTTTTTTTGACAAACTCCACCTACTCaaccaaacaaaactgaaacactCCTACCGTTCCacagaggctgagcaggaagcGGATCTTCCAGGGCCAGAGATACGGAAGACAGGCAGTTTTGTATTTCCCTTCATGAGCCACATGAAGAGTTCATAGGAAAGATGATGAAGGATACAAAGAAAGTTCCATTTTGGGAATATGCTGGGAGATGGTGACAGCAGCCACTGACAAACCCCACCTGCAGCCATATTCTTACTAATTCATAAAACAAAGAATCTCAAgaacaacaaatattttgttttagggcACCAGTGGCAATTCACaaaagacagaggaaagaaagaacaaagaaaacttaaaGCACAGAAACAACACGTGGCGTGACCCCACAGGTAGGAAGATGAGGTTGCCACACCTTCAAGACCTGATGACACAATACGTTCAATAACAGCTGGATTCACATTGTTCTCAAATGACATGAAACATCCTAGGATAAAAGACAAACCTTCACAAatataaaagaacagaaattataCCAAGGATGATTTCAACCTCCAGAGAAGTTATACTAGGAATCAGTAAACAAAGgtatacagagaaataaaaatatttgtaaactaggTACTTTTGAATAACTCAGGAGTGAAAGTGGAAGCTTACAGAAAACATATTCTGAAGTGAatagaaacacaaacaaaacataGGAATTTGTGGGCTGCAGCTAAAGCAGTGCTCAGAAGTAAACTCATGGCTTAAAATGTTTcacattagaaaagaaagatctaCAGTCAGTTACCTAAGCATCTCCTctaagaaactaaataaaaagaggaaattaaatccaaagaacaaagaaggaagaaaatagcaAAGATTAGAGAAGATATTGCAATTGAAAACGGAAAACAACACAGAAGGTTAATCAAACCAAacttagttctttgaaaagattttaaagttttgattaaaattaaattaataggaAAATCAAAAGATACAAATTATCAACATCAGAAAAACAAGAGGTGGGTGTGCTTACTGACACAACAGACACTGAAGAGATCATAAAGGAAGGTTAGCAAAAAGTCTTATATTAGTTCAGGTTGACATTACGAATCACCATAAACTCTGTGacttaaacaacaaatatttatcacagttctggaagctggaagtccaaaaAGAGTGCTAGCCTGGTCGTGTTCTATCAGTCCTCTCGTGCACCAGACCGCTGACTTCCTGTTATTTATTCACACGGTGCAAAGAGGTACTAGTTGCCTGGACTTTTCCTGTAAGAGCACTCTAAACTCTTCATGGAAGCTCCACCTGCATGACTTAACTACCTTCCAAAAGTTGCACCTCTAAATGGAGCACATCAGGATCAGAGTTTCAACATATGATTGGAGGAAAGGGAACAAATATTCAGTCCACTGCAAACTCTATGCCCACAGACAATTCACATAAATAATAGGCAAATTccttagaaaaaaacaaacttctaaaTTCACTTAAGAAGAAAGATAACCTAATCTaaataattatacacacacaaatgcagaatatatatatatataatatgcagtTTAAATATCacactatatatacacatatgtaataaacgacataatacatatatgtagcatgatacataaataaaggaaataaacaaaaagtctATAACATCAGGATGAGAGTAAGAGATTGAATGATTTCtaaaattgggaaaaataagagTGGCATCCATACTCACCACTTTTACTCAAGACTGTACTAGAATTATCAGCTAGTGAAATAtgacaagaataaaaacaaaaagatgtggAGTagctctattaaaaaaaatctacacaagAAAATAATCTACAAACAAGTTCTTTGAACTAATAAGCATTTTGGCAAAACCAAAATACAAGGCCTGTATACAATCTTATGCCTATAAACAAACAATAATTAATGGGTTGGAATTTGAAATTACAGCACAATATTATTTACCATGTcatcaaagatatttttttaaaatcttgatattGATAAC carries:
- the Znf658 gene encoding zinc finger protein 658 yields the protein MNTYPGSVSFEDVTVELTQEEWRHMGPAQRTLYREVMLENYSHLVSVGYCVSKPKVIFKLEQGEEPWSLEDRFLSHKYPGYYKVDVHIKGNQDKQGKPLWQVIFIGDKTLSKEGQKVLEKPFNLGIASGFSGKITYKHDSSQMNFPVISELIISEGEYSREKADYMTVCEKLQLAIKHRDTHTGEKSHEYNENVKTVSVKKDQHRRFQTLEQLFECSEFGKILYEKTVCLTVESSPTAEQCCQDVELGENCDRTALFSHTRADPREKCSDVSDCGEFCCESTMEEYSKVHLAVTHQECDKNGIHVCGKLPLIQAQRPVTGQSALESNPCEENLSQSPAHRVHQEKPIGDNVCECPGCTKTFFRKLGLITHQQTQEKPRQSGLYGKRRESFYQKAHPIQHQRTHSGENPYKGEECGKFFCSHSHPRQHPGTPMASRLCECNKCGNSFCEKSNLSEHPRLHTKEKPCGNHHCRKCHPPPPRGQQRTDTEMKICHGRECAETSVMGHLQEYQKVHPGGKPCERAACGKTFSKTSHLTAHQSTHRGERPYECVECGKTFSHKTHLSAHQRTHTGERPYECSRCGKAFADTSTLRAHQRIHTGEKPYACRECGRSFAHASVLRAHERIHTGEKPYGCHECGRSFTYNSAFRAHQRVHTGEKPYGCHDCEKTFAHHSALRVHQRTHTGEKPYECSACEKTFAHHSALRAHQKTHTGEKLHECHECGKTFSQKTHLSTHRRVHTGEKPYECRECGKAFSQKSYLSGHQRTHTGEKPYGCNTCGKRFVYKAALVVHQRIHRGEKPYECRECGKAFSQRTHLCAHQRTHTGEKPYGCRQCGKTFADRSALRAHHRTHTGEKPYECTECGKAFSKTSHLRAHLRTRLGEKPYECGQCGKSFSEKSYANAHQRVHTGEKPYECSECGKAFAQHSTLRVHQRVHTGVRPYECGECGKAFSQKSHLGAHQRIHTGEKPYECSECGKAFAQHSTLRVHQRIHTGDRPYECDECGKTFVRKAALRVHHTRMHSRAKAPVRSESGKPSGDSRLTA